A DNA window from Zingiber officinale cultivar Zhangliang chromosome 3A, Zo_v1.1, whole genome shotgun sequence contains the following coding sequences:
- the LOC122053468 gene encoding pentatricopeptide repeat-containing protein At3g53170-like has protein sequence MVFALLLLILQWAVGMLVLILCFVERRRFSAEIVSKLGSSFSLAPFIIVVAVCTLLAMVATLPVAQLFFFHILLIKKGISTYDYIIALRKQDQEQEQLAVGGQQSPQMSQVSSFTGLSSTSSFNQFHRGAWCTPPRLFLEDQVSYFHYLESYCECNLPCLSRILRTEAAVLGVERKAGSAKFTRLWPRAVLEALDNSISANQWESALKIFGLVRRQHWYQPISRTYARLLTMLGKCRQPDHATSLFRVMLYEGLKPTLDVYTSLVGAYGHSGLLDKAISTLEEMNAISDCEPDAHTYTVLISSCCKLRRFELIPQLLMEMSYLGIEPNTVTHNTIIDGYGKARMLEEMESHLSTMLETGKCLPDIYTMNSMEAMGDNFTTQLRR, from the exons aTGGTGTTTGCTCTTCTCTTG CTTATTCTGCAGTGGGCTGTTGGGATGCTTGTGCTGATACTGTGTTTTGTTGAGAGAAGGAGATTTTCTGCTGAAATTGTTTCAAAGCTGGGTAGTAGCTTTTCCTTGGCACCCTTTATCATTGTGGTG GCTGTGTGCACTTTATTAGCCATGGTTGCTACTCTTCCAGTTGCACAACTTTTCTTCTTccatattcttttaataaaaaag GGAATCAGCACCTATGATTACATTATTGCTTTGAGGAAGCAAGATCAGGAGCAGGAGCAACTTGCTGTTGGTGGGCAGCAAAGTCCGCAAATGTCCCAAGTGAGCTCTTTTACTGGACTAAGCAGCACCAGTTCTTTCAATCAATTCCATCGCGGTGCATGGTGTACTCCGCCAAGATTATTCCTTGAGGATCAggtatcatactttcattatttAGAAAGTTATTGTGAATGTAATTTACCATG CCTGTCTCGGATCCTCAGGACGGAGGCCGCCGTCCTCGGAGTCGAGCGCAAGGCCGGCTCTGCCAAGTTCACCCGCCTCTGGCCCAGAGCAGTGCTTGAGGCGCTCGATAATTCCATATCCGCTAACCAATGGGAATCCGCTCTCAAG ATCTTTGGACTGGTTCGGAGACAGCATTGGTATCAGCCAATTTCCCGAACCTATGCAAGGCTATTAACCATGCTGGGCAAGTGTCGACAACCTGATCATGCAACTTCACTTTTCAGAGTGATGCTGTACGAGGGCCTCAAACCAACGCTTGATGTTTACACATCACTTGTTGGCGCATATGGTCATAGTGGCCTGCTAGACAAGGCAATTTCTACACTTGAGGAGATGAATGCAATTTCTGATTGTGAACCAGATGCTCATACATACACCGTCCTCATTAGCAGTTGTTGCAAACTTAGGCGCTTTGAGTTGATTCCGCAATTGCTTATGGAAATGTCTTATTTGGGGATCGAGCCGAATACAGTTACTCATAATACCATTATAGATGGTTATGGGAAAGCTAGGATGCTTGAGGAGATGGAGAGTCATTTGTCAACTATGCTTGAGACTGGAAAATGCTTGCCTGACATATATACAAtgaattccat GGAGGCGATGGGCGACAACTTCACAACCCAGCTGCGGCGGTGA